A genomic segment from Leptolyngbya boryana PCC 6306 encodes:
- a CDS encoding ArsR/SmtB family transcription factor produces the protein MPKTKPSKADPAILAAVADYFKVLSEMSRLQILTCLRSGAMNVMEISEATGLGQANLSKHLKVLYQAGILSREAKGTSAYYEIADPMIFEFCELACDRISERVQQQAASLKSLRNKTSIF, from the coding sequence ATGCCAAAAACTAAACCATCAAAAGCAGATCCAGCGATTCTTGCTGCTGTTGCCGACTATTTCAAAGTCTTGTCAGAGATGAGTCGGCTTCAGATTCTGACTTGTTTGCGATCGGGCGCGATGAATGTGATGGAAATCTCCGAAGCAACAGGTTTAGGGCAGGCGAATTTATCAAAGCATCTCAAAGTGCTCTATCAAGCCGGAATCTTATCGCGGGAGGCGAAAGGTACAAGTGCCTACTACGAAATCGCTGATCCAATGATTTTTGAGTTCTGCGAGCTAGCGTGCGATCGCATCAGTGAACGAGTCCAACAGCAAGCAGCAAGCTTAAAGAGTTTACGGAATAAAACCTCTATTTTTTAA
- the namA gene encoding NADPH dehydrogenase NamA translates to MSHLFEPLTLRDVTLRNRIVVSPMCQYSSIDGYANDWHWVHLTSRAVGGAGLVFTEAAAIEPQGRISPEDLGIWSDDQIEALAKIVTSIHNCGAVAGIQLAHAGRKASTAKPSEGGHAIDESQGGWRPIVSSSAVAFSPKHPTPEALTVEEIQQTTEAFAQAARRSVEAGFRVIEIHAAHGYLLHQFLSPLVNQRQDEYGGSFENRTRFLQEVVRAVREIVPERDSLWVRISATDWAEQGWDIEQSISLSDKIKSLGVDVIDCSSGGTIPGVKIPLSPGYQVPFAERIRREAKIQTGAVGLITSAELADYIIRAGQADVVLIGREFLRNPYWALQAAKELGQEKVYPVQYERAWI, encoded by the coding sequence ATGTCGCATTTGTTTGAACCCCTTACCCTTCGAGATGTCACTCTCCGCAATCGCATTGTCGTCTCCCCCATGTGCCAATACTCCAGCATTGATGGATATGCCAATGATTGGCACTGGGTTCATTTAACAAGTCGTGCTGTTGGTGGAGCAGGATTAGTGTTTACTGAAGCAGCCGCGATCGAACCCCAGGGACGCATTAGCCCTGAAGATTTAGGAATTTGGTCAGATGATCAGATTGAAGCTTTAGCAAAAATTGTCACGAGTATTCATAACTGTGGTGCGGTTGCAGGCATTCAACTCGCCCATGCAGGCAGAAAAGCAAGTACTGCAAAACCAAGTGAAGGGGGACATGCGATCGACGAGTCTCAGGGAGGATGGCGACCGATTGTATCGAGTAGTGCCGTTGCATTTAGTCCCAAGCATCCAACCCCAGAAGCCTTGACTGTCGAAGAAATTCAGCAAACGACTGAGGCATTTGCTCAAGCCGCGCGTCGATCAGTAGAAGCTGGATTTCGAGTCATTGAAATTCACGCAGCACATGGGTATTTACTGCATCAATTTCTCTCGCCTTTGGTGAATCAACGACAAGATGAGTATGGTGGCAGCTTTGAAAATCGCACTCGATTTCTCCAAGAGGTCGTTCGAGCAGTGCGGGAGATTGTACCAGAACGCGATTCGCTCTGGGTTCGCATCTCAGCAACCGATTGGGCAGAGCAAGGATGGGACATTGAACAAAGCATTTCTCTGAGCGATAAGATCAAATCTCTTGGCGTTGATGTGATTGACTGTTCTTCGGGTGGCACGATCCCTGGCGTGAAAATCCCTCTATCTCCGGGCTACCAAGTGCCCTTTGCTGAACGAATTCGTCGAGAAGCCAAAATTCAAACGGGTGCAGTGGGATTGATCACCTCTGCTGAACTAGCAGATTATATTATCCGTGCAGGTCAAGCAGATGTTGTCTTGATAGGGCGGGAATTCTTGCGGAATCCCTATTGGGCACTTCAAGCAGCAAAAGAACTAGGTCAGGAAAAAGTCTATCCCGTGCAATACGAACGAGCCTGGATTTAA
- a CDS encoding DUF3122 domain-containing protein, producing MKSPIREFFFWSLLSTWVMVISLGLGVLMSSPARAEIRQLEEAPGQSVIQSRQLLQDQHGNRWQAIAFQRSYPNGQTSFDLRLVGFPGITNIDHSQPLMLTNSLGANLTAHANDQAIFTDKIHPEPNVGQYDLQAVFPQMQAEIPLKLSIPTLQDESVRLSVSPLIIQEWKAVASSELQIKK from the coding sequence ATGAAATCCCCCATCCGAGAATTCTTTTTCTGGTCATTGCTGAGTACCTGGGTAATGGTGATCTCACTAGGATTAGGAGTATTGATGAGTTCACCTGCAAGGGCAGAGATTCGGCAGTTAGAAGAAGCACCGGGACAAAGTGTGATCCAATCTCGACAATTGCTGCAAGACCAGCATGGAAATCGCTGGCAAGCGATCGCATTTCAACGCAGTTATCCCAATGGTCAAACCAGTTTTGATCTCAGGCTTGTGGGGTTTCCGGGAATTACCAACATTGATCACTCTCAGCCTTTGATGCTCACAAATTCTTTGGGCGCAAATTTGACTGCTCACGCAAATGATCAAGCAATTTTTACCGATAAAATTCATCCCGAACCGAATGTTGGGCAATACGATTTACAGGCTGTATTCCCTCAGATGCAGGCAGAAATCCCACTCAAACTTTCAATCCCAACGCTTCAAGACGAGTCGGTTCGTCTCTCAGTTTCACCTTTGATTATTCAGGAATGGAAGGCTGTTGCAAGCAGTGAATTGCAGATTAAAAAATAG
- the rlmD gene encoding 23S rRNA (uracil(1939)-C(5))-methyltransferase RlmD: MPTQLDTSFSDNTTEWRQGELLEVTITDLSDRGDGVGRAGSRVVFVPDTVTGDRALVRLMHVKPNLAHAKLYKLLEASPHRIRPGCIVADKCGGCQWQHVDYDYQREAKRNQVVQALERIGGFRNIAVDPVLNVSEPLHYRNKSTYPLGSSNTRQVQAGYYQKGTHQIVNLNQCPIQDERLNPLLAEVKQDIQQQGWRIYDEKYHRGQLRHLALRIGQRTGEILLTLITADPDLPNLEEQAQEWLQRYENLVGVSLNVQRDRTNAIFGSETHCIAGQPFLSERFANLTFHIRPDTFFQVHTEQTEALLNIVLEQLNLQGDETFVDAYCGIGTMTLPIAQRVKTAIGLEIQPEAIEQAQQNASLNGIENVRFEVGAVEKVLQSLEIHPDLVMLDPPRKGCNATVLETLRQQKPKQIVYVSCNAATLARDLKLLCADDAYQLIRVQPADFFPQTAHVECAAFLNRVEE, from the coding sequence GTGCCCACACAATTAGACACATCATTCAGCGATAACACTACGGAATGGCGGCAAGGTGAATTGCTGGAAGTCACGATTACCGATTTGAGCGATCGCGGTGATGGAGTAGGTCGCGCAGGCTCACGGGTCGTCTTTGTGCCCGATACGGTCACCGGCGATCGCGCTTTAGTCCGATTGATGCACGTCAAGCCGAATCTTGCTCATGCGAAGTTATACAAACTCCTCGAAGCTTCGCCCCATCGGATTCGACCCGGCTGTATTGTTGCTGACAAGTGCGGCGGCTGTCAGTGGCAGCATGTCGATTATGACTATCAACGAGAAGCGAAACGGAATCAGGTCGTTCAGGCATTAGAGCGAATTGGCGGATTTCGTAACATTGCAGTTGATCCCGTTCTGAATGTGAGCGAACCTCTGCACTATCGCAACAAATCGACTTATCCACTCGGAAGTTCCAACACGCGACAAGTTCAAGCGGGATACTATCAAAAAGGCACGCATCAGATTGTAAATCTGAATCAGTGCCCGATTCAGGATGAGCGATTGAATCCTTTACTGGCTGAAGTCAAACAGGACATTCAGCAGCAGGGATGGCGAATCTATGATGAGAAATATCATCGCGGTCAATTGCGGCATTTAGCCTTAAGAATTGGGCAGCGCACAGGTGAAATCTTGCTGACGTTGATTACGGCTGATCCAGACTTGCCGAATTTAGAAGAGCAGGCTCAGGAATGGCTGCAACGCTATGAGAATTTAGTCGGTGTGTCGCTGAATGTACAGCGCGATCGCACGAATGCCATTTTTGGTTCAGAGACACATTGCATCGCAGGTCAGCCTTTCCTCTCAGAACGATTCGCAAATCTGACGTTCCACATCCGACCCGATACTTTCTTTCAAGTCCATACTGAACAAACTGAAGCTTTGTTAAACATTGTTTTGGAACAGTTAAACTTACAAGGTGACGAAACATTTGTTGATGCTTATTGTGGAATTGGAACAATGACTTTACCGATCGCACAACGTGTCAAAACTGCGATCGGATTAGAAATTCAACCGGAAGCGATTGAACAAGCTCAACAGAACGCAAGTTTGAATGGAATCGAGAACGTCAGATTTGAAGTGGGAGCGGTTGAAAAAGTTTTACAATCGCTTGAGATTCATCCGGATTTAGTCATGCTCGATCCACCTCGTAAAGGATGTAATGCAACTGTTTTGGAGACGCTTCGACAACAGAAACCTAAGCAAATTGTTTACGTCAGTTGTAATGCTGCGACATTAGCACGAGATCTGAAATTGTTATGTGCAGATGATGCCTATCAACTGATACGGGTTCAGCCTGCGGACTTTTTCCCGCAGACGGCTCATGTTGAATGTGCTGCTTTTTTAAACCGAGTGGAGGAGTAA
- the lpxD gene encoding UDP-3-O-(3-hydroxymyristoyl)glucosamine N-acyltransferase: MLFKDLVEKLGQSVKSSSETPDLEISGVSAVLDSKPNTLTYSESLKFAKQLRETQAAAVILPANEELLAIAKERGLAWIVVANPRYAFAQAIALFYQPYKPAATIHPSAIIDPSAQIGQNVAIGAHVVIEANVTIGNDVVIHPGVVIYPDVIIGDRTVLHANCVIHERAQIGADCVIHAGAVIGSEGFGFVPTREGWLKMEQSGCTVLEDGVEVGCNSSIDRPSVGETRIGRNTKIDNCVQVGHGVKTGEACAFAAQVGIAGGSVLGNRVILAGQVGVGNESRMGDGSVASAKTGVHASVAAGQTVSGYPAVDHRIFLRSSAVYSHLSEMYKAIKQIQKRLGMDTDS; encoded by the coding sequence ATGCTGTTTAAGGATCTGGTAGAAAAGTTAGGGCAATCCGTGAAGAGTAGTAGCGAAACACCTGATCTAGAAATTTCAGGAGTTTCCGCAGTACTTGATAGTAAGCCGAATACGCTGACCTATTCTGAAAGCCTGAAATTTGCAAAGCAGCTTCGCGAAACCCAAGCTGCTGCGGTGATTTTGCCTGCAAATGAGGAATTACTAGCGATCGCGAAAGAACGCGGTTTAGCTTGGATCGTTGTAGCGAATCCGCGCTATGCGTTTGCTCAAGCGATCGCGCTTTTCTACCAACCTTACAAACCTGCCGCAACAATTCATCCGTCTGCAATCATTGATCCGTCTGCTCAGATTGGTCAAAACGTTGCGATTGGCGCGCATGTTGTGATTGAAGCCAACGTGACAATTGGCAATGATGTTGTTATTCATCCGGGTGTTGTCATTTACCCAGACGTGATAATTGGCGATCGTACAGTTCTCCATGCCAATTGTGTGATTCACGAACGCGCTCAAATCGGTGCAGACTGTGTGATTCATGCAGGGGCAGTGATTGGCTCAGAAGGCTTTGGCTTTGTGCCGACTCGTGAAGGCTGGCTGAAAATGGAGCAATCAGGCTGTACCGTGCTCGAAGATGGCGTTGAAGTAGGGTGCAATTCTTCGATCGATCGCCCTTCTGTCGGTGAGACTCGAATTGGGCGTAATACAAAGATTGATAACTGTGTGCAGGTTGGGCATGGAGTCAAAACTGGAGAGGCTTGTGCATTTGCTGCTCAAGTTGGGATCGCCGGGGGATCTGTACTGGGCAATCGCGTGATTTTGGCAGGTCAGGTCGGTGTGGGCAATGAGAGCCGGATGGGCGATGGTTCGGTTGCCTCTGCAAAAACTGGAGTTCATGCCAGCGTGGCGGCAGGACAAACAGTATCGGGTTATCCTGCGGTCGATCATCGAATTTTTCTACGATCGTCTGCTGTCTATAGCCACTTGTCTGAGATGTACAAAGCGATCAAGCAAATTCAGAAGCGCTTAGGAATGGATACGGATTCATAA
- a CDS encoding NADP(H)-dependent aldo-keto reductase: protein MQYNSLGESNLKVSEICLGTMTFGQQNTIEEAHQQLDYALDRGINFIDAAEMYPVPPRAETHGVTETYIGEWLKYQQRDKVIVATKVIGAGRRFKWVREGVNKVDRNSVQQAIDDSLKRLQTDYVDLYQIHWPDRYVPQFGQTIFDPKQERETVPIAEQLEVFADLIKAGKIRYLGLSNETPWGITTFSYLAQQLGLPKVVSIQNAYNLLNRVFDSALAEASYRENVGLLAYSPLAFGFLSGKYLQGDPGTTRITLFEQFGQRYLKPRVKEAVAAYAEVAKRHNLSPTALALAFVRSRWFVSSTIIGATTLDQLRENIDSIKVDLTPDILKDIEEVYTQYPNPAP, encoded by the coding sequence ATGCAATACAATTCCCTTGGTGAAAGTAACCTCAAAGTTTCTGAAATTTGCCTAGGTACGATGACCTTTGGGCAGCAAAATACAATCGAAGAAGCCCATCAACAACTTGATTACGCTCTCGATCGTGGCATTAATTTTATTGATGCCGCAGAAATGTATCCTGTTCCGCCACGTGCTGAAACTCATGGCGTGACTGAAACTTACATTGGTGAGTGGCTAAAATACCAGCAAAGAGACAAAGTGATTGTCGCCACGAAAGTGATTGGTGCAGGACGACGGTTCAAATGGGTACGTGAGGGGGTGAACAAAGTCGATCGCAATAGTGTACAACAAGCGATCGACGATAGCCTCAAGCGGCTCCAAACTGATTATGTCGATCTGTACCAAATTCATTGGCCCGATCGCTATGTGCCGCAATTTGGACAAACCATTTTTGATCCCAAGCAAGAGCGGGAAACAGTTCCCATTGCTGAACAGTTGGAAGTATTTGCAGATCTGATCAAGGCTGGAAAAATTCGCTACTTGGGACTGAGCAATGAAACCCCTTGGGGCATTACAACGTTTAGCTATCTTGCTCAACAATTAGGATTACCGAAAGTGGTGTCAATTCAAAATGCTTACAACTTATTGAATCGGGTCTTTGATTCTGCATTGGCAGAAGCTTCGTACCGCGAGAATGTGGGTTTACTAGCTTATAGTCCTTTAGCATTTGGATTTTTGTCTGGAAAGTATTTACAAGGCGATCCTGGAACGACTCGAATTACCCTATTTGAGCAGTTTGGACAGCGTTATCTTAAACCTAGAGTCAAGGAAGCGGTTGCGGCTTATGCTGAGGTTGCAAAACGTCACAACCTTAGTCCGACAGCATTAGCGTTAGCATTTGTTCGGAGTCGTTGGTTTGTGAGCAGTACTATTATCGGTGCAACAACCCTAGACCAACTTCGAGAAAATATCGATAGCATCAAGGTTGATCTAACTCCAGACATTCTCAAAGACATTGAGGAAGTTTACACGCAATATCCCAATCCGGCTCCTTAA